A window of Liolophura sinensis isolate JHLJ2023 chromosome 4, CUHK_Ljap_v2, whole genome shotgun sequence genomic DNA:
TTTAGACATCGTCACGAATTTGTCGCCCTAAATCTTCGATAGGGCAAAATATCCGGTGGCCTTATTTAAGAATTcatatagataaaaaaaatagtgtgattgttggcaaatggtcacacgaaacaggtgaaatatgaccgattttcaatttacctcagttagggttttattttagcttttcatgtaaatgcttaaatggtagcgAATTGCTCGTCTCTGGCATCATGGTATGAGCGGAAGTAGGCAGAACAAACTATCAAGTgaggtgttaattgcaatataatATTATGTATCATATACTTGGTCTAGGAttactcaaatgctgtgttgtcatcacggCTATGTATTGGTTGAAGATGACGGCTAATATTCTATGTTCGGTTTCTCCAGTCATGTCTTTAGGTTGCCGTAGAAAGtcaatgcgtcgaaacagacatcagTAATTAtcgaggtcaataatcgcaaagccatttcccaaaaacgacgtataacataaaccaccaaagaactaagaaagtatacaaagtacgaaaataggacggaatcatgcaaagacaagaaatcaacagttttcaatgatgttcgAAAGGACGCAAATCTAGGCGGCTaattgaaatcaatattcaaatcgtgtatcattcTAGAAtgtcagttgtcgataacaaaatatgtatctcagttgcgctttaattgcaactgttcatatatccaacccGGCGAGCTaactcaacacgatgaatatacacccCTGACTACGAGTTAAGTGAAATCAAACACAATCACGAAGAAGAGttccagagattctggacgctctgtccatacttACTTATATGAGTTATACTtgtaaacttaagaaacttggagtgcaggcgtttgatggagtaacctagtttttgcagtaacaacttgtgacgttgCAGTAACAACTTGGGACGTTGcagtaacaacttgtgacgttgattgaaatcgtcacacaacatgCAACATCTAACAAAccctacaaggcgagatatgtacacacgaTATGCAGAACGATAGCTTACAATATCAACATTGAATCTATCCCTCTTATCGTAAAGTCTGCGAAAGAGGAAACCGTTtcggtctttgtacaaatataggttcAGATAAGacgtaccatctggagagtctgtggtttcctttaaatccagcgaagatGGGTGAATGTCAGCACAAGTACAAGCACAAATGTTTGAGTCAGAAATGTCGCGTCAGACCTCAACCACTTATTCATTTCAATAGCCTGCAGTTAGGTGGTTTGCTTTAAGTGTGAAAATCTAAGGTTCTTTGTGAAAAATGAAAGGTTACACACTGATcaagtaaatcagtaaataattgGTTTGTACTTGCCCCAAAATTGAACGgatattttctatattttctaGTATTCATGCACACTGTTCTCTGTCATCGTTCTTAGCGACCGCAGCTAACAGGGCTCTGGCCGTTTCCAATATCAAGGTCTCGCCCCTCCCTCTGACTGTCCCGGGGCCGCTCACCCTCTCATTCGACGCCAGTTTAAgcaagcctctcaacaatgttaACCTCATCCTCGAGGTCGAGAAAAACCTGGGGTTCTTCGGTTACGTCAAAGTCCCTTGCCTCAACGAAATCGGCAGCTGGTAAGTAGTGTTACAGAAGTCTTCAAAGTACCTTCCGTAACGAATAACCACTAGACAGTCATATTCTATTTGACCATGCTTTTTACATTTCTGACTAGATCAGAGACCTACCCTAACCCACCCGACACCACACTGTTCACCTCCAACATTAAGCCACTTtatcatgaaaaaaatcaaGCTTAATGAACAACCCCTCGTTGTACGCTAAAACTACAAGTCGTCTTCAATTCAACTGACATTTATTCTGAAGAGCAATGTAGgaaatggctcagttggttagcgcgctaagaGCCTCTCTGTCGGTGTGAGCCAGtgtggtcggtgtgagttcaagtcaaggtcatgctggcttcctttccagacgcacgtaggaaggtctgccagcaaccttctgtcccgttttctcccaccattatgctggccgccttgaaatattcttgagtacggcgtaaaacaacaatcaaataaataaacaaatcaatgtagAAAATCTCTCTGAAGTTAAAAGAAAATTTGTACCAAATTCAGGATAATAGATACTATGTTATCAACAGTGTAAAAACAACGAAGAATGCCAGTTTAATTTATAATAGAAGTTGGCATTTTCAGCAAGAACGCAGACGAAAATGGAAACATCATGTGAACCTTTccgttgttttaatgttgtatgttaaatgtgatgacacattagtggctgctctggttttaccctctatgctgtacgtcagTCACACagtagtcgctgctctggttttgcattctatgctgtacgtctatcacacagtggtcgctactctggttttacactctatgctgtacgtcaatCACACagtagtcgctgctctgtttttgcactctatgttgtacgtcctTAATTATATTTCTAGAGTATTCCTCTGTGCGCGTTTCAGTCCTGAGGTTTACCTGGCACCAGTGCTGGTTTTCTCCTGGCCCACCTATTTTTACTCCTAAATTTGACGGCCATTATATGTACGAAAAAATCTGTTGCAATAAACAACTTAAATATTCTATCATCAGTTCATTTGTTTTACGATTTGCTCTCCGCCCTTCACACActctttacacttttcttttcCAAGCTGGTATGATAGTTGAGAGAATGTTTTTGGCACAAAGACTGTCGATCATTCCAACATTACACATTGTTTTTTCCTGCTTTCATGGTAATTCTGACATCATTCCGTACTCTCGCTCTCCATCTCCCACCCACACTTTACATTTTATGCTTCCAGCACGTATGATGGTTGTGAGAAAGCCACAGAGTTGGGGAATTACCTGAAAGTCACCGATAACAGCATTTTCAAGCAGATCTACACGATGTTAAAGAATAACCATATTAATCTGTTCGGGTGTCCAGTGCCATCCCCTCAGACAGGCTCAGTCAAGGCATTCAACTACACAATCCCCAACCCTGGCAAACA
This region includes:
- the LOC135464954 gene encoding ganglioside GM2 activator-like, encoding MLRFLVLSLTLSYTLAVSDTFKWKDCTTAANRALAVSNIKVSPLPLTVPGPLTLSFDASLSKPLNNVNLILEVEKNLGFFGYVKVPCLNEIGSCTYDGCEKATELGNYLKVTDNSIFKQIYTMLKNNHINLFGCPVPSPQTGSVKAFNYTIPNPGKQFDWLVNGDYHIIARIQDKVSKVDYACLDLNIGVMRKA